The following are encoded in a window of Oncorhynchus mykiss isolate Arlee chromosome 11, USDA_OmykA_1.1, whole genome shotgun sequence genomic DNA:
- the LOC110535226 gene encoding sialic acid-binding Ig-like lectin 7 isoform X1, protein MNTYHAALWSDSSSSSDDDTRYSGVLACFGQRNLIATMPDRLDVLTGSCVQIPCSFDIHDPHNTFNSTILPSGVWIKGNPYFGGRPDRVIFNSSETVNRYQGKITGNMFQKNCTTVFFNVTTSYSDIYFFRIENGPFLATDPDKSVNIVVSDLPSSPIITVSGEVKEGTPVSLNCSAVAPCPEHPPELTWTLPTQFTPENQLQENSDQTKSVLSTVTFTPSYLHHEKNITCTAVYPVGTSNKRAEHNMMLNVSFSPKDTLASISPADSASVGSCVNLTCSSTANPPVTNFTWFKISGGKRTQVASGQSYTLNVTSGNGELYYCEARNSHGCGKSNEVQLAIKGQKEPKNPMVFGVAAGTLGAILLISLISLFVWRRNSRLHDGLERTDSPQGQNSPVGTVCTNQATAGEEPEEPAEDQPEEIQYGDIDFSKLQTKEIPAAAQDRVQGQESEYAEVNVTGRGAQEPPLNNLDGLYAQVNKISAC, encoded by the exons tccgattcctcctcctcatcagacGACGACACACGTTACAGTG GTGTTTTGGCCTGTTTTGGTCAACGAAATTTGATCGCCACAATGCCAGATAGACTGGATGTACTGACGGGCTCCTGTGTGCAAATCCCATGTTCATTTGATATTCATGACCCACATAATACATTTAACAGCACAATACTACCCTCTGGAGTGTGGATTAAAGGAAACCCATACTTTGGTGGGCGTCCGGACAGAGTGATATTTAACAGTAGTGAGACGGTCAACAGATATCAAGGGAAGATAACTGGAAACATGTTCCAGAAGAACTGCACCACAGTCTTCTTCAATGTAACCACCAGTTACTCTGATATATACTTCTTCAGGATTGAGAATGGACCATTCCTTGCAACAGATCCTGATAAGTCTGTTAATATAGTTGTCAGTG ATTTGCCTTCCAGTCCCATCATTACTGTCTCAGGTGAGGTGAAGGAAGGGACCCCTGTCAGTTTAAACTGCTCTGCTGTCGCTCCCTGTCCCGAACAcccccctgagctgacatggaCTCTCCCAACACAGTTCACACCTGAGAACCAACTGCAGGAGAATTCAGACCAAACCAAATCAGTTCTCTCCACGGTGACCTTCACTCCGTCATATCTTCATCATGAGAAGAACATCACTTGTACTGCAGTCTACCCAGTAGGGACAAGCAACAAGAGAGCGGAACATAACATGATGCTTAACGTTTCAT tctctcctaagGACACCTTGGCCTCCATCAGTCCAGCTGATTCAGCATCAGTGGGCAGCTGTGTTAATCTGACCTGCAGCAGTACAGCCAACCCTCCTGTGACAAACTTCACCTGGTTCAAGATCAGTGGGGGTAAACGAACACAGGTAGCATCTGGACAGAGTTACACCCTCAATGTGACATCTGGTAATGGAGAACTGTACTACTGTGAAGCAAGAAATAGTCACGGCTGTGGGAAGTCGAATGAAGTGCAGCTGGCTATAAAAG GGCAAAAAGAGCCAAAAAACCCAATGGTGTTTGGGGTTGCAGCAGGAACTCTGGGGGCCATTTTGCTTATCAGCCTGATCAGTCTTTTTGTATG GAGGAGAAACTCGAGGCTCCACGATGGACTTGAAAGGACAGACAGTCCACAGGGACAG AACTCCCCGGTTGGGACAGTGTGTACTAACCAGGCCACAGCCGGAGAGGAACCAGAGGAACCTGCAGAAGACCAGCCTGAAGAGATCCAATACGGTGACATAGACTTCTCCAAACTACAGACCAAAGAGATCCCAGCTGCAGCCCAGGACAGGGTCCAGGGACAGGAGAGTGAGTACGCTGAAGTCAACGTGACTGGGAGAGGGGCCCAGGAACCACCTCTTAACAACCTAGATGGGCTTTATGCACAAGTCAATAAAATAAGTGCTTGTTAA
- the LOC110535226 gene encoding myelin-associated glycoprotein-like isoform X2, translated as MACPENMFFLIGLFLSGVLACFGQRNLIATMPDRLDVLTGSCVQIPCSFDIHDPHNTFNSTILPSGVWIKGNPYFGGRPDRVIFNSSETVNRYQGKITGNMFQKNCTTVFFNVTTSYSDIYFFRIENGPFLATDPDKSVNIVVSDLPSSPIITVSGEVKEGTPVSLNCSAVAPCPEHPPELTWTLPTQFTPENQLQENSDQTKSVLSTVTFTPSYLHHEKNITCTAVYPVGTSNKRAEHNMMLNVSFSPKDTLASISPADSASVGSCVNLTCSSTANPPVTNFTWFKISGGKRTQVASGQSYTLNVTSGNGELYYCEARNSHGCGKSNEVQLAIKGQKEPKNPMVFGVAAGTLGAILLISLISLFVWRRNSRLHDGLERTDSPQGQNSPVGTVCTNQATAGEEPEEPAEDQPEEIQYGDIDFSKLQTKEIPAAAQDRVQGQESEYAEVNVTGRGAQEPPLNNLDGLYAQVNKISAC; from the exons GTGTTTTGGCCTGTTTTGGTCAACGAAATTTGATCGCCACAATGCCAGATAGACTGGATGTACTGACGGGCTCCTGTGTGCAAATCCCATGTTCATTTGATATTCATGACCCACATAATACATTTAACAGCACAATACTACCCTCTGGAGTGTGGATTAAAGGAAACCCATACTTTGGTGGGCGTCCGGACAGAGTGATATTTAACAGTAGTGAGACGGTCAACAGATATCAAGGGAAGATAACTGGAAACATGTTCCAGAAGAACTGCACCACAGTCTTCTTCAATGTAACCACCAGTTACTCTGATATATACTTCTTCAGGATTGAGAATGGACCATTCCTTGCAACAGATCCTGATAAGTCTGTTAATATAGTTGTCAGTG ATTTGCCTTCCAGTCCCATCATTACTGTCTCAGGTGAGGTGAAGGAAGGGACCCCTGTCAGTTTAAACTGCTCTGCTGTCGCTCCCTGTCCCGAACAcccccctgagctgacatggaCTCTCCCAACACAGTTCACACCTGAGAACCAACTGCAGGAGAATTCAGACCAAACCAAATCAGTTCTCTCCACGGTGACCTTCACTCCGTCATATCTTCATCATGAGAAGAACATCACTTGTACTGCAGTCTACCCAGTAGGGACAAGCAACAAGAGAGCGGAACATAACATGATGCTTAACGTTTCAT tctctcctaagGACACCTTGGCCTCCATCAGTCCAGCTGATTCAGCATCAGTGGGCAGCTGTGTTAATCTGACCTGCAGCAGTACAGCCAACCCTCCTGTGACAAACTTCACCTGGTTCAAGATCAGTGGGGGTAAACGAACACAGGTAGCATCTGGACAGAGTTACACCCTCAATGTGACATCTGGTAATGGAGAACTGTACTACTGTGAAGCAAGAAATAGTCACGGCTGTGGGAAGTCGAATGAAGTGCAGCTGGCTATAAAAG GGCAAAAAGAGCCAAAAAACCCAATGGTGTTTGGGGTTGCAGCAGGAACTCTGGGGGCCATTTTGCTTATCAGCCTGATCAGTCTTTTTGTATG GAGGAGAAACTCGAGGCTCCACGATGGACTTGAAAGGACAGACAGTCCACAGGGACAG AACTCCCCGGTTGGGACAGTGTGTACTAACCAGGCCACAGCCGGAGAGGAACCAGAGGAACCTGCAGAAGACCAGCCTGAAGAGATCCAATACGGTGACATAGACTTCTCCAAACTACAGACCAAAGAGATCCCAGCTGCAGCCCAGGACAGGGTCCAGGGACAGGAGAGTGAGTACGCTGAAGTCAACGTGACTGGGAGAGGGGCCCAGGAACCACCTCTTAACAACCTAGATGGGCTTTATGCACAAGTCAATAAAATAAGTGCTTGTTAA